In a single window of the Delftia tsuruhatensis genome:
- a CDS encoding ABC transporter ATP-binding protein, whose amino-acid sequence MLQLKAVQSGYGPSQVLFGVDLEIAAGQVVTLLGRNGMGKTTLLRTLLGQLPLRGGSMVFAGQDIAGWETDRIARAGMAIVPEGRQCFPNLTVREHLTAFVARRNPGMGEPWTPERVFALFPRLGERAGNMGNQLSGGEQQMLAIGRALVTNPRLLILDEATEGLAPRIREEIWSCLARLRAAGQTILVIDKYVERLLGLADRHIILERGKAVWSGDSAALDADRGLWERYLGV is encoded by the coding sequence ATGCTGCAATTGAAGGCGGTGCAAAGCGGCTACGGACCCAGCCAGGTGCTGTTCGGCGTGGACCTGGAGATAGCGGCCGGCCAGGTCGTCACCCTGCTGGGGCGCAATGGCATGGGCAAGACCACGCTGCTGCGCACGCTGCTGGGCCAGTTGCCGCTGCGCGGCGGCAGCATGGTGTTTGCAGGGCAGGACATTGCAGGCTGGGAGACAGACCGCATCGCCCGCGCGGGCATGGCCATCGTGCCCGAAGGGCGCCAGTGCTTTCCCAACCTCACGGTGCGCGAGCACCTGACGGCCTTCGTGGCCCGGCGCAACCCGGGCATGGGCGAGCCCTGGACGCCGGAGCGCGTGTTCGCGCTGTTCCCGCGCCTGGGCGAGCGTGCCGGCAACATGGGCAACCAGCTGTCGGGCGGAGAGCAGCAGATGCTGGCCATCGGCCGCGCGCTGGTCACCAACCCGCGCCTGCTGATCCTGGATGAGGCCACCGAGGGCCTGGCCCCGCGCATCCGCGAGGAGATCTGGTCCTGCCTGGCCCGGCTGCGCGCGGCGGGGCAGACCATCCTGGTCATCGACAAGTACGTGGAACGCCTGCTGGGCCTGGCCGACCGCCACATCATCCTGGAGCGCGGCAAGGCCGTGTGGAGCGGCGACTCGGCCGCGCTGGATGCGGACCGAGGGCTGTGGGAGCGGTACCTGGGCGTCTGA
- a CDS encoding DUF7661 family protein, with the protein MEKYRFNVFGRIIAIERADSQWRCFNVGADGKRAPALLAIPADIGHAELAQYLYDIYHESAAASDREIFEIP; encoded by the coding sequence TTGGAAAAATACCGCTTCAATGTCTTCGGCCGCATCATCGCCATCGAGCGTGCGGACAGCCAGTGGCGCTGCTTCAACGTGGGCGCCGACGGCAAGCGCGCCCCGGCCCTGCTGGCCATCCCCGCCGATATCGGCCACGCCGAGCTGGCGCAGTACCTGTACGACATCTACCACGAGAGCGCCGCCGCGTCGGACCGGGAGATCTTCGAGATCCCCTGA
- a CDS encoding bifunctional salicylyl-CoA 5-hydroxylase/oxidoreductase, with protein sequence MKIVCIGGGPAGLYFGLLMKLQDPANEVTVVERNRPYDTFGWGVVFSDATMDNLREADPVSARTIGDAFNHWDDIAIHFKGRSLRSSGHGFIGIGRKKLLNILQARCEDVGVKLVFENFVQDDQAIAREYGADLVIASDGINSQVRTRYADTFRPDIDQRRCRFVWLGTTKVFDAFTFAFVQTEHGWFQAHAYRYEDGMSTFIVETPEETWQAAGIEQMSQEEGIAYCERLFAPWLDGHALVSNASHLRGSAIWIRFPRVICNTWVHWNRIESAQGARSVPVVLMGDAAHTAHFSIGSGTKLALEDAIELARSLKATQGIEAGLQHYEQVRSVEVLKIQNAARNSTEWFENVRRYAGLEPEQFAYSLLTRSQRISHENLRLRDAHWLEGFERWIAEHAGRSVPAGERPPLPMLTPYQARGVRLKNRIMVSPMAMYSCTDGVPGDFHLVHLGARAMGGAGLVMVEMTCVSPEGRITPGCPGLWDDAQGRAFQRIVDFVHGHSDARIGVQLGHAGRKGSTQLGWQKIDHPLEQGNWPLLSASALPYIDGLSQVPHAMTRADMDTVREQFVAATRRAVAAGFDWLELHCAHGYLLSSFISPLTNQREDEYGGSLDNRLRFPLEVFHAVRAAWPEDQPMSVRISAHDWVEGGITPDDAVEIARRFKAAGADMIDCSSGQVSKQEKPVYGRMFQTPFADRVRNEAGIPTIAVGAIFEADHANAIIASGRADLCALARPHLADAAWTLREAARVGARDVGWPRQYLAGKRQLETNFERAAAMAQLDAK encoded by the coding sequence ATGAAGATCGTTTGCATAGGCGGCGGCCCCGCCGGCCTGTATTTCGGCCTGCTGATGAAGCTGCAGGATCCTGCCAACGAGGTCACGGTGGTGGAACGCAACCGCCCCTACGACACCTTCGGCTGGGGCGTGGTGTTCTCCGACGCCACCATGGACAACCTGCGCGAGGCCGATCCGGTCTCGGCCCGCACCATCGGCGATGCCTTCAACCACTGGGACGACATAGCCATCCATTTCAAGGGCCGCAGCCTGCGCAGCAGCGGCCACGGCTTCATCGGCATCGGCCGCAAGAAGCTGCTCAACATCCTGCAGGCGCGCTGCGAGGACGTGGGCGTGAAGCTGGTGTTCGAGAACTTCGTGCAGGACGACCAGGCGATTGCGCGCGAGTACGGCGCCGACCTGGTGATCGCCTCGGACGGCATCAACAGCCAGGTGCGCACCCGCTATGCCGATACCTTCCGCCCCGACATCGACCAGCGCCGCTGCCGCTTCGTGTGGCTGGGCACGACCAAGGTCTTCGATGCCTTCACCTTCGCCTTCGTGCAGACCGAGCACGGCTGGTTCCAGGCCCATGCCTACCGCTACGAGGACGGCATGTCCACCTTCATCGTGGAGACGCCCGAGGAGACCTGGCAGGCGGCCGGCATAGAGCAGATGAGCCAGGAAGAGGGCATCGCCTACTGCGAGAGGCTGTTCGCGCCCTGGCTGGACGGCCATGCCCTGGTCAGCAATGCCTCGCACTTGCGCGGCTCGGCCATCTGGATCCGGTTTCCGCGCGTGATCTGCAATACCTGGGTGCACTGGAACCGGATCGAATCGGCCCAGGGCGCACGCAGCGTGCCTGTGGTGCTGATGGGCGATGCGGCGCACACGGCGCATTTCTCCATCGGCTCGGGCACCAAGCTGGCGCTGGAGGATGCCATCGAGCTGGCGCGCAGCCTGAAAGCCACGCAGGGCATCGAAGCCGGCCTGCAGCACTATGAGCAGGTGCGCAGCGTCGAGGTGCTCAAGATCCAGAACGCCGCGCGCAATTCCACGGAGTGGTTCGAGAACGTGCGGCGCTACGCGGGGCTGGAGCCCGAGCAGTTCGCCTATTCGCTGCTGACGCGTTCGCAGCGCATCTCGCACGAGAACCTGCGTCTGCGCGATGCGCACTGGCTCGAAGGCTTCGAGCGCTGGATCGCGGAGCACGCGGGCCGCAGCGTGCCCGCGGGCGAGCGGCCGCCGCTGCCCATGCTCACGCCCTACCAGGCGCGCGGCGTGCGGCTCAAGAACCGCATCATGGTCTCGCCCATGGCCATGTATTCCTGCACCGACGGCGTGCCGGGCGACTTCCACCTGGTGCACCTGGGCGCGCGCGCCATGGGCGGTGCGGGGCTGGTGATGGTGGAGATGACCTGCGTGTCGCCCGAGGGCCGCATCACGCCCGGCTGCCCCGGGCTGTGGGACGATGCCCAGGGCCGGGCATTCCAGCGCATCGTGGATTTCGTGCACGGCCACAGCGATGCGCGCATCGGCGTGCAGCTGGGCCATGCGGGGCGCAAGGGCTCGACCCAGCTGGGCTGGCAGAAGATCGACCATCCGCTGGAGCAGGGCAACTGGCCGCTGCTGTCGGCCTCGGCACTGCCCTACATCGACGGTCTGTCCCAGGTGCCCCATGCCATGACCCGCGCCGACATGGACACGGTGCGCGAGCAGTTCGTGGCGGCCACGCGCCGTGCCGTGGCGGCGGGCTTCGACTGGCTGGAGCTGCACTGCGCCCACGGCTACCTGCTGTCCAGCTTCATCTCGCCGCTGACCAACCAGCGCGAAGACGAATACGGCGGCAGCCTGGACAATCGCCTGCGCTTTCCGCTGGAGGTGTTCCATGCCGTGCGCGCGGCATGGCCCGAGGACCAGCCCATGTCGGTGCGCATCTCGGCCCATGACTGGGTGGAAGGCGGCATCACGCCCGACGACGCGGTGGAGATCGCGCGCCGCTTCAAGGCGGCCGGCGCGGACATGATCGACTGCTCCTCGGGCCAGGTCAGCAAGCAGGAAAAGCCGGTCTACGGCCGCATGTTCCAGACCCCGTTCGCCGACCGCGTGCGCAACGAGGCCGGCATACCGACGATTGCCGTGGGTGCCATCTTCGAGGCCGACCACGCCAACGCCATCATCGCCTCGGGCCGCGCCGACCTGTGCGCGCTGGCCCGTCCCCACCTGGCCGACGCGGCCTGGACGCTGCGCGAGGCCGCCCGCGTCGGGGCCCGCGACGTGGGCTGGCCGCGCCAGTACCTGGCCGGCAAGCGCCAGCTGGAGACCAATTTCGAACGTGCCGCAGCCATGGCACAACTGGACGCCAAATGA
- a CDS encoding SDR family NAD(P)-dependent oxidoreductase — MNLPTQPLDGRHALVTGGARGIGLACARALLARGARVTLLGRDGAALEAAVAELGGTVQSVQADIADEASVRQAFAQAEAGFGPVQVLVNNAGQASSQKFERTDAALWQSMLAVNLTGTFHCMQAALPGMQAAGWGRIINVASTAGLIGYAYVSAYCAAKHGVIGLTRALALEMAGKGITVNAVCPGYTETDIVRGAVANIVDKTGMTAEEARAKLAERNPQGRLVQPGEVAETVAWLALPASASVNGQAIAVDGGEVMTG; from the coding sequence ATGAACCTGCCCACCCAACCTCTGGACGGTCGCCACGCCCTGGTGACGGGCGGCGCGCGCGGCATCGGCCTGGCCTGCGCGCGGGCGCTGCTGGCGCGCGGCGCGCGGGTCACGCTGCTGGGCCGCGATGGCGCGGCGCTGGAAGCTGCCGTGGCGGAGCTGGGCGGCACGGTGCAGTCCGTGCAGGCCGACATCGCCGACGAAGCCTCGGTGCGCCAGGCCTTCGCGCAGGCCGAGGCGGGCTTCGGCCCGGTGCAGGTGCTGGTCAACAACGCGGGCCAGGCCAGCAGCCAGAAGTTCGAGCGCACCGACGCCGCGCTGTGGCAGTCCATGCTGGCCGTCAACCTCACGGGCACATTCCACTGCATGCAGGCCGCGCTGCCGGGCATGCAGGCCGCCGGCTGGGGCCGCATCATCAACGTGGCCAGCACGGCGGGGCTGATCGGCTATGCCTATGTCAGCGCCTACTGCGCGGCCAAGCATGGCGTGATCGGCCTGACGCGCGCGCTGGCGCTGGAGATGGCGGGCAAGGGCATCACCGTCAACGCGGTCTGCCCCGGCTATACCGAGACCGACATCGTGCGCGGCGCCGTGGCCAACATCGTGGACAAGACCGGCATGACGGCCGAAGAGGCCCGCGCCAAGCTGGCCGAACGCAATCCCCAGGGCCGCCTGGTCCAGCCCGGGGAGGTCGCCGAGACCGTGGCCTGGCTGGCGCTGCCGGCCTCGGCCTCGGTCAACGGCCAGGCCATTGCCGTCGACGGCGGCGAAGTCATGACGGGCTGA
- a CDS encoding enoyl-CoA hydratase family protein has product MSTPPEEHSMQHHKRPLAGYQARTFLWQVSADGKVATITLNRPERKNPLTFGSYAELRDLFRALVYATDIKAVVVTGAGGNFCSGGDVHEIIGPLTKMSMPELLDFTRMTGDLVKAMRACPQPIVAAVDGICAGAGAMVALAADMRLGTAAARTAFLFTRVGLAGADMGACTLLPRMIGQGRASELLYTGRAMTGEEGAAWGFFNALHSPEQVVDAAHTLAAQLAAGPTFAHGVTKKLLHQEWNMGVDEAIEAEAEAQAICMQTRDFHRAYEAFVAKQKPVFEGN; this is encoded by the coding sequence ATGAGCACCCCGCCCGAAGAGCACAGCATGCAGCACCACAAGCGGCCCCTGGCCGGCTACCAGGCCCGGACCTTCCTGTGGCAGGTCTCGGCCGATGGCAAGGTCGCCACCATCACGCTGAACCGGCCCGAGCGCAAGAACCCGCTGACCTTCGGCTCCTATGCCGAGCTGCGCGACCTGTTCCGCGCCCTGGTCTATGCCACCGACATCAAGGCCGTGGTGGTCACGGGTGCGGGCGGCAATTTCTGCTCGGGCGGCGATGTGCACGAGATCATCGGGCCGCTCACGAAGATGAGCATGCCCGAGCTGCTGGACTTCACGCGCATGACGGGCGACCTCGTCAAGGCCATGCGCGCCTGCCCCCAGCCCATCGTGGCCGCCGTGGACGGCATCTGCGCGGGCGCGGGCGCCATGGTGGCGCTGGCCGCCGACATGCGCCTGGGCACGGCCGCCGCGCGCACGGCCTTCCTGTTCACCCGCGTGGGCCTGGCCGGCGCCGACATGGGCGCCTGCACGCTGCTGCCGCGCATGATCGGCCAGGGCCGCGCCTCCGAGCTGCTGTACACGGGCCGCGCCATGACGGGCGAGGAGGGCGCCGCCTGGGGCTTCTTCAACGCCCTGCACAGCCCGGAGCAGGTCGTCGATGCCGCCCACACGCTGGCCGCGCAGCTGGCCGCCGGCCCCACCTTCGCCCATGGCGTGACCAAGAAGCTGCTGCACCAGGAATGGAACATGGGCGTGGACGAGGCCATCGAGGCCGAGGCCGAGGCCCAGGCCATCTGCATGCAGACGCGCGACTTCCACCGCGCCTACGAGGCCTTCGTGGCGAAGCAGAAACCCGTGTTCGAGGGGAATTGA
- a CDS encoding acyl-CoA dehydrogenase family protein: MRDSTWLDWPFFDDAHRTLAHEADAWCAQSLGDVDHHDADAACRQLVKALGQAGWLRYAVPAGPDGSWGGALPEVDSRALCILRETLARHEGLADFAFAMQGLGSGAISLMGSDALRQRYLPRVARGEAIAAFALSEPDAGSDVAAMACEARLEGDHYVLDGSKTWISNGGIADFYCVFARTGEAPGARGISAFVVDADTPGFSIGERIALIAPHPLATLRFEQCRIPVSQRLGEPGQGFKLAMMTLDIFRASVAAAALGFARRALDEGLARAKSRRMFGQTLGDLQLTQAALGDMDTAIDASALLTYRAAWMRDVKKTRTTREAAMAKMTATESAQAVIDRALQMFGGAGVVSGMPVETLYREIRALRIYEGATEVQKLIIARELLKA; encoded by the coding sequence ATGCGTGATTCCACCTGGCTGGACTGGCCCTTCTTCGACGACGCCCACCGCACGCTGGCCCATGAGGCCGATGCCTGGTGCGCGCAATCCCTGGGCGACGTGGACCACCACGATGCCGATGCGGCCTGCCGCCAACTGGTCAAGGCCCTGGGCCAGGCAGGCTGGCTGCGCTATGCCGTGCCTGCGGGCCCGGATGGCTCCTGGGGCGGGGCGCTGCCCGAGGTGGATTCGCGCGCCCTCTGCATCCTGCGCGAGACCCTGGCCCGCCACGAGGGCCTGGCCGACTTCGCCTTCGCCATGCAGGGCCTGGGCAGCGGCGCCATCTCGCTGATGGGGTCGGACGCGCTGCGCCAGCGCTACCTGCCGCGCGTGGCGCGCGGCGAGGCCATCGCGGCCTTCGCGCTGTCCGAACCCGATGCCGGCTCCGACGTGGCCGCCATGGCCTGCGAGGCGCGGCTGGAGGGCGACCATTACGTGCTCGACGGCAGCAAGACCTGGATCTCCAACGGCGGCATCGCCGACTTCTACTGCGTGTTCGCCCGCACGGGCGAGGCGCCGGGCGCGCGCGGCATCAGCGCCTTCGTGGTCGATGCCGACACGCCGGGCTTTTCCATCGGCGAGCGCATCGCCCTCATCGCGCCGCATCCGCTGGCCACCCTCCGCTTCGAGCAGTGCCGGATTCCCGTGTCGCAGCGCCTGGGCGAGCCGGGCCAGGGCTTCAAGCTGGCCATGATGACGCTGGACATCTTCCGCGCCTCGGTGGCCGCCGCCGCGCTGGGCTTCGCGCGCCGCGCGCTGGACGAGGGCCTGGCGCGGGCGAAGTCGCGCCGCATGTTCGGCCAGACCCTGGGCGACCTGCAGCTGACCCAGGCCGCGCTGGGCGACATGGACACGGCCATCGACGCCTCGGCCCTGCTGACCTACCGCGCCGCCTGGATGCGCGACGTAAAGAAGACGCGCACCACGCGCGAGGCGGCCATGGCCAAGATGACGGCCACCGAATCGGCCCAGGCCGTGATCGACCGCGCGCTGCAGATGTTCGGCGGCGCGGGCGTGGTTTCGGGCATGCCCGTGGAGACGCTGTACCGCGAGATCCGCGCGCTGCGCATCTACGAAGGCGCCACCGAGGTGCAGAAACTCATCATCGCGCGCGAGCTGCTCAAGGCCTGA
- a CDS encoding AMP-binding protein: MHASAHIDTFARDNLPPPEQWPEFLLDGPDVAYPERLNCAAELVDAMVARGHGRRVALRWRDGQRQAAMTYGELQALTNRIAHVLAEDLGLVPGNRVLLRGPNNPMMAASWLAAIKAGLVTVPTMPLLRAKELRQIIDKARVQAVLCDARLGDEVQLCLQPGHEHHCPELSRVLYFNDTAPDALDALAAAKPDRFDCCDTAADDVCLIAFTSGTTGAPKGCMHFHRDVLAMCDLFPRHVIRPGPDDIFCGTPPLAFTFGLGGLLCFPLRVGASTVLAEKLTPEGLLQLVQDFHATIVFTAPTFYRQMAALTGRFDLSSLQKSVSAGEALPDATRQLWKQATGIEMIDGIGGTELIHVFVSSPPEQVRAGAIGKVVPGYVAEVVDDEMRPVPDGTPGRLAIKGPTGCRYLADERQKRFVQQGWNLPGDTFVRDADGYFFYQARNDDMIISAGYNIAGPEVEDALLRHEAVAECGVIGVPDEERGQVVKAFVVLKPGFAAGDALAATLQAFVKSVIAPYKYPRAIVFVPALPRTETGKLQRFVLRKME; the protein is encoded by the coding sequence ATGCACGCCTCCGCCCACATCGATACCTTCGCGCGGGACAACCTGCCGCCGCCCGAGCAATGGCCCGAGTTCCTGCTGGACGGGCCGGACGTGGCCTACCCCGAACGCCTGAACTGCGCGGCCGAGCTGGTCGATGCCATGGTGGCGCGCGGCCACGGCCGGCGCGTGGCCCTGCGCTGGCGCGATGGCCAGCGGCAGGCCGCCATGACCTATGGCGAACTGCAGGCGCTGACCAACCGCATTGCCCATGTCCTGGCCGAGGACCTGGGCCTGGTGCCCGGCAACCGCGTGCTGCTGCGCGGCCCCAACAACCCCATGATGGCGGCGTCCTGGCTGGCGGCCATCAAGGCAGGGCTGGTGACGGTGCCCACCATGCCGCTGCTGCGCGCCAAGGAACTGCGCCAGATCATCGACAAGGCCCGGGTCCAGGCCGTGCTGTGCGATGCGCGCCTCGGCGACGAAGTGCAGCTGTGCCTGCAGCCGGGCCACGAGCACCACTGCCCGGAGCTTTCGCGCGTGCTGTACTTCAACGACACGGCGCCCGATGCGCTGGATGCCCTGGCCGCCGCCAAGCCTGACCGCTTCGACTGCTGCGACACCGCGGCCGACGACGTCTGCCTGATCGCCTTCACCAGCGGCACCACGGGTGCACCCAAGGGCTGCATGCATTTCCACCGCGACGTGCTGGCCATGTGCGACCTGTTCCCGCGCCATGTGATCCGGCCGGGGCCGGACGACATCTTCTGCGGCACGCCGCCGCTGGCCTTCACCTTCGGCCTGGGCGGGCTGCTGTGCTTTCCGCTGCGCGTGGGCGCCAGCACCGTGCTGGCCGAAAAGCTCACGCCAGAAGGCCTGCTGCAACTGGTCCAGGATTTCCACGCCACCATCGTGTTCACGGCGCCCACCTTCTACCGCCAGATGGCGGCACTGACCGGGCGCTTTGATCTGTCGTCGCTCCAGAAAAGCGTGTCGGCCGGCGAAGCCCTGCCCGATGCCACGCGCCAGCTGTGGAAGCAGGCCACGGGCATCGAGATGATCGACGGCATCGGCGGCACGGAGCTGATCCATGTCTTCGTGTCCAGCCCGCCCGAGCAGGTGCGTGCCGGCGCCATCGGCAAGGTCGTGCCCGGCTACGTGGCCGAGGTGGTCGATGACGAGATGCGCCCCGTGCCCGACGGCACGCCCGGGCGACTGGCCATCAAGGGCCCCACGGGCTGCCGCTACCTGGCCGATGAGCGCCAGAAGCGCTTCGTGCAGCAGGGCTGGAACCTGCCCGGCGACACCTTCGTGCGCGATGCCGACGGCTACTTCTTCTACCAGGCGCGCAACGACGACATGATCATCTCGGCCGGCTACAACATCGCCGGCCCCGAAGTGGAGGATGCCTTGCTGCGCCACGAGGCCGTGGCCGAATGCGGCGTGATCGGCGTGCCCGACGAGGAGCGCGGCCAGGTGGTCAAGGCCTTCGTGGTGCTCAAGCCCGGCTTTGCCGCAGGCGACGCGCTGGCGGCCACGCTGCAGGCCTTCGTCAAGTCCGTCATCGCGCCCTACAAATACCCGCGCGCCATCGTCTTCGTGCCGGCCTTGCCGCGCACCGAGACCGGCAAGCTGCAGCGCTTCGTGCTGCGCAAGATGGAGTGA
- a CDS encoding acyl-CoA thioesterase: MAAAFESQVQVLFRHCDPAGIVFYPRYFEMVNDLVEQWFDQAMGLSFHTLHVQRRIGTPTVSVQCDFTAPSRWNETLRQVLAVQRIGGASFRFNVRFEGPGGQLRLSACLTIVTMDLDRMKAVPLPADLRERLAAYLVPQEEFTDSQRTG, encoded by the coding sequence ATGGCAGCCGCATTCGAGAGCCAGGTGCAGGTGCTGTTCCGCCACTGCGATCCGGCGGGCATCGTCTTTTATCCACGCTATTTCGAGATGGTCAACGACCTGGTCGAGCAGTGGTTCGACCAGGCAATGGGCCTGTCATTCCATACGCTGCATGTGCAGCGCCGCATCGGCACGCCCACGGTCTCGGTGCAGTGCGACTTCACGGCGCCCAGTCGCTGGAATGAAACGCTGCGCCAGGTCCTTGCGGTGCAGCGCATCGGCGGCGCATCGTTCCGGTTCAACGTGCGCTTTGAAGGACCTGGCGGCCAACTGCGGCTGTCGGCGTGCCTGACCATCGTCACCATGGACCTGGACCGCATGAAGGCCGTGCCATTGCCGGCGGATCTGCGCGAACGGCTTGCCGCCTATCTCGTGCCCCAGGAAGAATTCACGGATTCCCAGAGAACAGGATGA
- a CDS encoding RidA family protein gives MKILQPPDWLAPRGYANGILTEMTVGSRLVFVGGQIGWNGQQQFESDDLADQVRQALANIVAVLAEGGARPEHIVRMTWYVTDKREYVAAYPAIGRHYRELIGRHFPAMTAVEVADLVEDRAKVEIEVTAVVPG, from the coding sequence ATGAAGATTCTGCAACCCCCGGATTGGCTGGCGCCGCGCGGCTACGCCAATGGCATCCTGACCGAGATGACGGTCGGCTCGCGCCTGGTGTTCGTCGGCGGGCAGATCGGATGGAATGGCCAGCAGCAATTCGAATCCGACGACCTGGCCGACCAGGTGCGACAGGCGCTGGCCAACATCGTCGCGGTCCTGGCCGAAGGCGGCGCGCGGCCCGAACACATCGTGCGCATGACCTGGTATGTGACCGACAAGAGGGAATACGTGGCCGCCTATCCCGCCATAGGGCGGCATTACCGCGAGCTGATCGGGCGGCATTTCCCGGCCATGACGGCCGTGGAGGTGGCGGATCTGGTGGAAGACCGGGCCAAGGTGGAGATCGAGGTCACGGCCGTGGTGCCAGGGTGA
- a CDS encoding H-NS family nucleoid-associated regulatory protein, producing the protein MTTYQELIAQKKLLDQQIDEARKLESKAALASVQQLVKEFGFTAQQVFPWKPDGKKSAPAKYQDPETGKTWTGRGKPPNWILGKDRSLFEIQ; encoded by the coding sequence ATGACTACATACCAAGAGCTGATTGCCCAGAAAAAGTTGCTCGACCAGCAGATCGACGAGGCCCGCAAGCTGGAGTCCAAGGCGGCCCTGGCCTCGGTGCAGCAACTGGTCAAGGAGTTCGGCTTCACGGCGCAGCAGGTCTTCCCCTGGAAGCCGGATGGCAAGAAGAGCGCACCCGCGAAGTACCAGGATCCCGAGACCGGCAAGACCTGGACCGGCCGTGGCAAGCCGCCGAACTGGATCCTGGGCAAGGACCGCTCGCTGTTCGAGATCCAGTGA
- a CDS encoding TetR/AcrR family transcriptional regulator, whose protein sequence is MARRQTGAHGVNDTRETLLKLAARTFGEQGYSATTMRNIAEQAGIEAASIYYHFASKEELVDEVMEQGGARIISQQNERLDALGEDATAEQRFRAAVLGQMEGLVRHGDFALAHGRLLGQLPDKVRERHLKRRERHQKFWSGLLEGLREQGRLRADADIRLARIMILGSINSVQSWFNPRKGSLEKVADQICDMFFRGVGPADK, encoded by the coding sequence ATGGCAAGAAGGCAGACCGGCGCCCACGGCGTCAACGACACCCGCGAAACCCTGCTCAAGCTTGCGGCCCGCACCTTCGGGGAGCAGGGCTACTCCGCCACCACGATGCGCAACATCGCGGAGCAGGCGGGGATCGAGGCCGCCAGCATCTACTACCACTTCGCCTCCAAGGAGGAACTGGTGGACGAGGTGATGGAGCAGGGCGGGGCACGCATCATCAGCCAGCAGAATGAGCGGCTGGACGCCCTGGGCGAGGACGCCACGGCCGAGCAGCGCTTTCGTGCCGCGGTACTCGGCCAGATGGAGGGGCTGGTCAGGCACGGGGACTTCGCCCTGGCCCATGGCAGGCTGCTGGGGCAACTGCCCGACAAGGTGCGCGAGCGCCATCTCAAACGCCGGGAGCGCCACCAGAAGTTCTGGAGCGGCCTGCTGGAGGGTTTGCGCGAGCAGGGGCGGCTGCGTGCCGATGCGGACATCCGTCTGGCGCGGATCATGATCCTGGGCAGCATCAATTCCGTGCAGTCATGGTTCAACCCGCGCAAGGGCTCGCTGGAGAAGGTGGCGGACCAGATCTGCGACATGTTCTTCCGGGGCGTGGGACCCGCAGATAAATAG